The genomic region CTGGAAGAAAGAACTATGCAAATACTATACAGATATTGCATACCCAATGCAGCAATTATGTTGGGGTTACTAGCGGGTATAATAGAAGAAATAACGAATTGTGCTAAAGAAGAACTGATGGATTCATTAAGCTTATATCTGTCAGAAACAAACAtgctataaatatttaattttataaaaaataataaaaaataattccttttttaaaaaacacaactttcCTAAATTCGATGAGTCcagaaaaaaaaagtaacaagagTACAAGTACATAGAATAAATCACAAAGATGATATCGGCAAAAATATTCGATAAAGTACATCGAGACCATAGGCGACGACGACACCATAATtcgacaaacaacaacaaaaacacctGTAGTTAGGACGTGCTTTCTACTCCCAATCACcttaaccaccaccaccaccatcaatGCATTTGACTCGCAGTCAGTGACTAAAATacgatcaacaacaacaaaattatcaAAGATTACCCAGtacattttaatgtaaatgtactCTAGTAAACATTCGGATATATCCATGTCCGAAATTTAACTTCCATTTTACAGACTAGTGTTAATTGAGAGCTTACCTGTTATACACATATAAAGCAGAGCATATATCGATACACTATACCTAGaagtcaacatttttattttttaatcagaAAACGGTTATCAATTCCGTTAATTGCGAGTTCATGTCTACTTCCAGGTTGAAGTGCCTTGGTTGTTACCTTGAAAATTATACTCGTTCGTAGAATTTGCAATATTTGAGGGGCGATACTATTTtccggtctctcctcgtaaaatccggtctcatccggtctcataattcccggttcataacttatggccccaggcaacggattgtgttgctgatgtttataacacattacaattgaaaaattccatgtttgcatatccgactcatatcgatacgatacgatatgtttattgcgtaaaacattatacaatgttcatagcatgtaaacaagtaaatcaatgaatggagaaaaagtacaaaaacacattttctggagCTAATAGTTGCAATGTTATAACATCCTATTATAGTAAGTATGCGTGTGCTTAGACTTTAAAGCTACTAGATGAATAGTGTTAGTTGAAGTTGCGCCATTCTTAAGTAATCAACACATTATGTCTCCATTTTTCGTTTATAATTTTGTGCCATTCGCtaacattgaatacatttgaataccttcgtcattattacacaactttagccgaatttattttatttgtcaacttgaagtttgcaataaaactctagctgtttaagaaatctgatgctgattattttatttatttttgaatttggttatatatatgttatcatcgtattatttttaatcaagcTTATAAGAGTCTTtgcataacaatcatttattctataaaattgtctttataataaacaacaatatttttagggTATGAACCGAACAGTAGCCGTGCTTGTGTAATAAAAAACTGGCTAATCCGTTCATCATGCCCTTAACGAGGGACATTCGCTAATCTCTGACACGCGTTGCATAACGCATTTACACCTTTCATGGtatgacattattgtgtattgtcataaacctgttatgaagagttccttaacaaaataaaatgataataaataaacttctgAAATATTTGGAAGGCtattttgcaaatgaaatataacttacaagatacaagaatctttatttaaagtcgtcaTGATCGGTGGAACTACGATGCtcctaatttataaaaagtaacaaatctcAGCTTATAAAAGTTCCACGACTTCTATAACAACCAAATGTACATGCCTGTGGTGTCTTTGCAACTGCTAATGCTGTGGATTCTTGTTTTAAGAATGgctatgtaaatacaaatgtcaatttcGTTGTAAATGAAATGAGGGAACATCTAGTCGGCTgtctagaaaaaaaaatccgtttcataaagaaaatgaaaaatcgCGATCCCtatgaatttcaaatttaaaacattctgtTCATGTGAAATGCCAGAACTCGTCGACAATTTAGTTATTTGCGAAAATAGAACATGCAGGACAAGATTCCACATGAAATGCGTCGGCATAAGAATTAAAATTAGACGATCAGTTGGCAGAAATACATAAGGCAACTGGTCGTGGAAGTGCATCTGctgcaacaaaatcaatagttaaacaaaataaaaataataaaattcctGAAGTACTGAGTTAACtaacaaatttgatttacatgtagtcaagcattgtttctttttgtattactattatcaatagtatacttataactgaatttaatatgaaaaaaacacacacacacacaatgtgtttgttattcatgacattaattttagtacatgtgcatagttcatgtttttatctttgtctaaatttattatatgttatattgatataaaatatgaaataaatggtgacataattatcatcaatatatctaatgttttaatcaactgtaatcttttgtaatcctattaccccccgcggtcattaacacctttttgatcacgcccgatagctactataaaatttggaaaacagagaccggaggagaccgggaccggatgagaccgggaccgggaaatagtatcgcccatATTTGAGGggctatttcaaaattattcttCACATACTCTAATAAATAGAAAGAGGAAGCAAATTGTAATGGAAATAAACATCCTTTTCCTTATACTAACAAACAGTCCAACTTTCCATTTGGTAAACTGAAGACTAAAGAAACGCCAAAGACCAAGCGTACACAGGCATTCACCAGGAAATGAAATGGTAATTGTCAACCCATTTGTATTAGTTTAATTGAttcttttcaattaattattgcATCACTCATATTCAaatgcaatgtacatgtaaatataatagtggtaaatgcatattatattgatttatacaCTCCGAAAAGGCCGTACTACAATATCACTACGGTATCATGCATTAAATGATATCGGGGCAACTTCATCATGAAATTGATCATCCGGAATGCTTCACTTCGCGGGAAAGAAACCACAAATGTTAATTGACACATTCATTAGTGTGAttgattagttttttttaacccAACAGTGAAATATGGCTGAACTTCAAAGCGAGCACGTGCTAGTGGTTGCCATAGATTTTGGGACGACCTACTCCGGATATGCTTTCTCGTCTGGAGTAGAATTTGAGAAGGATCCAACAAAAATATCGTCAAACAAACCATGGATTGCATCACAGGGCTTAGGTATAACTTTCGATTTAATACTTGCAAAAAATACCAAACTGGCTGCTACAAACTGCtgttattgattgttttaatagACTCATAATATACACTACGAGGATGCACTAGAACATCTACACACATCTACAGTCATTGGTaggaaaaacacacactttattTTGGTGGGTCACAGTAAAAGACTGACCAGACCGGACCAATTCTGGACCGACGGAAATCTACATACCACTCCGGAAATCGTTCGGGAGTCTTCGGAATGTCGGTTGGGTTTAAAAGACTGTCCGGACTGAACCAATTCCGTACCATATCACACATACGTATTACTCTGgtttatattgtttaagatTTTGTCTCCATCCTCTtaaggttgtccggttagcagCAGCAGAAGTATTTATTTCGACTTGTACATAGTACGTCTTCAGGACACAATATACACAGTTAATAACAAATacggttttaaaaaaaacaacacataataacactatgtatattgaatactgAATAAAGGACACGTTCACGTGTCAAGTAAAAACCGTTTCACCTCATCACGTGACACCACCAACACGTACAGTGGTCACTTATCGCTTCTCACTAATGTATACCGTGTTCGATTCTGGCCTGGGCCGCCGTTCATCTGTTTatttggtggtcaccaagcccgACAAGTGGCTCGGTTTCCTCCGGCCGGTACTCCGTTTCACCTCACAGCATAAAACCACACACACGTAACATCGTGGGGAGTCATAATACAAAGTGGTTCACCGTTATAAACTGTTTCATAATCgttataaaaataagtttttagtTCAATTTTTATCGACAAGATTCTTCAGTGCTTAAATGTTTCTCGCCTGTCCGTAACAGTCTCACACAAGACACCGACGTGCGTTCTGTTGAATCCCGACGGCACGTTCAAAAATTTCGGGTACCAAGCGGAGGACAAGTACAACGAGATTGCCGCCGACGACAGCCAAGATCATTCACAGTTCTACTTCTTCCGGCGGTTCAAGATGGTTCTACACACCAGGGCGGTGAGCTCTTTATACTTACAGTGCATATACTAGTAAGCACACCTTGTCCACCACTCCAAGAAACAATTCAACTTCCCTAATCACCGTCATTGCTTCGTAACAAAAAAGTCATTGACTGTATTCTGAACATCAAGTTTTGGCAAAACTCTGAAAAatacaaggtttttttttaacaatacgTAAACTCTTCCAAACATTTAGATTTCGTGATGGTTTCAGCACCTTAACCGCGAGGTAACGGTCGAGGATGAAACGGGCAAGTCTATGAAGGCCATCGACGTGTTTGCTCACGGAATCAGGTCTGTCTCTTTCAGTCATATGATTGCATCCGACGGTGCCCGCTCTTATTTCTATTTCTATGGAGCAGAAGGGATGTTTAATTCGACTTGAATATCACAATATAGTCTTACATGTATCAGTTATGAATTAGTACCGAATAATGTACGAAAAACAAATTAACTATTTCTCACAGTTTAATATCTATCTTTAATACTTTTGAACCTGACACTACGAATTGGAGTAGATCCAGCCTCTGTAGTTCTTTTTTTGatctgtatattttataaaagtgtagCCCCGGTCCCGTTCTGCCATATGGACATTGGgttaacataatatatatgtgatCAATTGTCGCCCTTTACGAACAGATTCTTAAAGAACCACGCCCTTGAGACAATTAACATTCAGGGTCTACAGATAGACGAGATGGACATCCACTGGGTGATCACGGTCCCAGCAATCTGGTCGGACGGCGCCAAGCAGTTCATGCGGGAGGCCGCTCAAAAGGTACATGCATCTCGTCTTCCGGTCATTCATTTAAGGTTATTTTGCCACGTTCGGGATGCCCGGTATGTGACAATGCATCTAAACACTGCTAGAAAAGTTGTATGTGATACCACATCGTACATATAGATGGTGGCAGTGAAGTACTCCGAATTACTGACTCATGGACCTTGTTGCCCATGTTCTTGCTGCCTCGGTTTGACCGACATTCGAATCTGGAATTGGAATCATtgttcaatattattaatttcaagtgCTTTAATTAGTACATGTACCGTATAGTCACGAATGTCCAAAATTATTCACCGATTACAGGCGGGCGTCGAGGAAAACAATCTGAGTATCGCGCTGGAACCGGAAGCAGCGTCCGTTTATTGCAAGTACCTGCCGATCCACCAATTGGGCCAGGACGCTTCCGGTGGCTGCTTCCTTCCGGGCGCCAAGTACATGGTCATTGACCTGGGAGGTATCAAGGGGCATTTTTTGCTTTTATAGcaatatgataatttaaaacTTTGTCGCTAGTACTGTGCTAGTTATTGCATCTTCTAAAACACAGTTTACTGTAAACTAGTGATGTCCATAATAAGGTTACACTTCATATCAGATCGATTCGATTCTGATATTCGCTGAGAAAGGGTCATGTTAAAAAAGCTTACTGAACGTATTCCTCAGAACATATTCAAATAAGTTTGCGCATTTCTTACCGATTTATGGTCCATTCCAGGTGGCACAGCGGACATCACGGTGCACAAGGTGGAGGGAGACGGATCTCTGTGCGAAGTCCATGGTCCTAGCGGTGGCGCATGGGGAGGAACTAAGGTATTAAACATGGACTGTTTATATGATAGACGAGACAAATTACTACTAGAACATAAATTCCAGGCCAAAAGCTCTTTGACTGactcttaaatatttatttttaagaatttgatattGCCATATCAGACATATTCCGTTTCACTCCAGTCATCTATAAATCGGTCATtggaaataattttgatttaaaaaataactttgtatTTTAAGCCTTAAACATATGTTCGACTATTGAACGGCATTGTATTCATCCGTTCAACAGGTTGACCAAGCGTTCATGCGTTTCGTGACGGAGATTTTTGGTGAAGACGTCATGCGTGACTTCAAGAAGAACAACATGGAAGACGCAATTGACCTTCATAGGGAGTTTGAACTGCGCAAGCGCAGTGTGAAAATGGACAGCGGCGAAACCACCAGCATGGCCATCAAGATCCCCGTGGCGCTGTATGAGCTGTACGAAGACAAGCATGGAAAGAGACTGAGGGACGACATGAAGAATAGCCCAAAATTTAAATCTTATCGCGACAAAATTACCTGCACTgctgacaaaatgaaaataaacattgatcttatgaaaacatttttcaagCGTCCACTTGAGGATTTAGTGGAGCATATCCGGGACATTTTGGGAGAACTTCCGGTTCGCGGAACGAGAACCTTCATCGTCGTCGGCGGATTCGCCGAATCGAACATGGTTCAGGAATATTTACGATCAAAATTTCCGAACATGAAGGTCATCATTCCTTTTGATGCTGGTCTGGCAGTTCTGAAGGGTGCCGTCATTTTCGGGCACGCACCAGTTGTGATTACTTCACGCGTATGTCCGCGAACGTACGGAATGGCGGTGTCCAAGCTGTACGTCGAAGGTCAATATCCTGAAGACAAAGCAGAAACTGACATATCCCAAAGAAAAATCGTCAGGAACGTTTTTCATAAGTACATGCAAGTTGGCCAACCGACAAAAGTTGGCCAATCTATTACGTCACTTCCATTGAGCGTCAGAGCGGGCCAACAGCAGGCTCGCGTTCGAATCTTCGCATCCAAAAATTCTTGCCCATGTTTCGTGACGGACGAGGGATGCTCGTACCTTGGAGAAATTCTCGTGGACGTACCAGAAATGGAGTTTGACGAGGGAGGGACGATAGAAGTCCAGATGACGTTTGGGGGTACGGAGCTACATGTCGAGGCGCTCGAGAAAAAGTCCAAGCAAATGTACAAATCCAGATTTGACTTTCTTAGTGGGAACTAAGTCAGTTTCTTTCGGAATTGTGTTACTAGTATATGGaataaaaagacaatttattataatacgATTATCCAAAGAATATGCAGATAATTATGTCTGGCGGGAAATTGTCTCTGATTTTATGCATTGGttcattttatcatgttttatgtatCAGCTGTACAATCATGTGAGTATTCGATGTATCAGATGTGCAGTTAGGTGAATATGCGATGtattagtccatataaacagccactTCAGTCTTTGgcggttttttttgttttggcaactctacgtttagggaacaaaattaatatccaaatgttaaaaaagttctctaaacgcgcattattgtggctagcgATGTATCAGCTGTACAATCATGAGAGTATGCGATGTATTAATTCATATAAACAGCCACTTCAGAGTCTTCGAAGATTTTTGATTTGGCAACTCTACGTTTagtgaacaaaatgaatatctaaatgttacaaaaagttccctaaacgcgcattattgtggctagcgATGTATCAGCTGTACAATCATGTGAGCATGCAATGCCTGGCATTCTCGTACACAAGAGCGATATGATGCTTATTATAATGCGTACAACATGCATTCGATTGTTAATTGTGAATGGTGCCTGGTGACCCTGTATCATTTTGAAACCATTTGAAAAAGGTTTTGATTTGTAGAGAAATAATCGGTAAATAGTGTAGcgaaaataatattacaataattgTCATTAGGCATTGAAGGATTGCAAATAGGTCTCTACACATAATGTACATATCGTCAATTACTTCATATTTCAGTAATAAGCAAGCATTACCCTCTCAACTGATACAAATATTATATGGGGT from Mya arenaria isolate MELC-2E11 chromosome 3, ASM2691426v1 harbors:
- the LOC128228468 gene encoding heat shock 70 kDa protein 12B-like isoform X1, whose product is MAELQSEHVLVVAIDFGTTYSGYAFSSGVEFEKDPTKISSNKPWIASQGLVSHKTPTCVLLNPDGTFKNFGYQAEDKYNEIAADDSQDHSQFYFFRRFKMVLHTRAHLNREVTVEDETGKSMKAIDVFAHGIRFLKNHALETINIQGLQIDEMDIHWVITVPAIWSDGAKQFMREAAQKAGVEENNLSIALEPEAASVYCKYLPIHQLGQDASGGCFLPGAKYMVIDLGGGTADITVHKVEGDGSLCEVHGPSGGAWGGTKVDQAFMRFVTEIFGEDVMRDFKKNNMEDAIDLHREFELRKRSVKMDSGETTSMAIKIPVALYELYEDKHGKRLRDDMKNSPKFKSYRDKITCTADKMKINIDLMKTFFKRPLEDLVEHIRDILGELPVRGTRTFIVVGGFAESNMVQEYLRSKFPNMKVIIPFDAGLAVLKGAVIFGHAPVVITSRVCPRTYGMAVSKLYVEGQYPEDKAETDISQRKIVRNVFHKYMQVGQPTKVGQSITSLPLSVRAGQQQARVRIFASKNSCPCFVTDEGCSYLGEILVDVPEMEFDEGGTIEVQMTFGGTELHVEALEKKSKQMYKSRFDFLSGN
- the LOC128228468 gene encoding heat shock 70 kDa protein 12A-like isoform X2, which gives rise to MVLHTRAHLNREVTVEDETGKSMKAIDVFAHGIRFLKNHALETINIQGLQIDEMDIHWVITVPAIWSDGAKQFMREAAQKAGVEENNLSIALEPEAASVYCKYLPIHQLGQDASGGCFLPGAKYMVIDLGGGTADITVHKVEGDGSLCEVHGPSGGAWGGTKVDQAFMRFVTEIFGEDVMRDFKKNNMEDAIDLHREFELRKRSVKMDSGETTSMAIKIPVALYELYEDKHGKRLRDDMKNSPKFKSYRDKITCTADKMKINIDLMKTFFKRPLEDLVEHIRDILGELPVRGTRTFIVVGGFAESNMVQEYLRSKFPNMKVIIPFDAGLAVLKGAVIFGHAPVVITSRVCPRTYGMAVSKLYVEGQYPEDKAETDISQRKIVRNVFHKYMQVGQPTKVGQSITSLPLSVRAGQQQARVRIFASKNSCPCFVTDEGCSYLGEILVDVPEMEFDEGGTIEVQMTFGGTELHVEALEKKSKQMYKSRFDFLSGN